TAATGAGGTCAATCAGGTTTTCAAGCACCTTCGCTGCTTCTCTTTTTGCatcatctttctcttcttttgccaGTTGTCTTATTGTAttttcagcagctttgctgaagAGCacctagaattaaaaaaaaaaaaaaagaaaagcttgtcAAGACCAGCCCACATCAAGGAAGAAAGCCGACATagcaagggggaaaaagaagaaagccttCTCCCACTTAGGCCAACCCAAATAATTGTCATTAAAGTTTGCTTCTATTAATTCACTTCCCCtccacagaacagaaaaggcaGTGGCACTGCTATGATAAAGAACGAAGGCAGAAAACGAGCCTGCTCTcaagcaaggagagaaaaatctcattgaTAACTGTAAGAAGACAGTGAAAAGACCTAATTCTCAGGCTAATTTGACACTTTTTGTATGTCTTGGCTGCAGATATGATGCACTGCATGCTCGTACTTACTGTCCCGTGTCCATTTGCCTCAAAATAAACACCAACATCAAACTCCTGAGCCTTGTGATGCAGGTGTTTCACTCCAGTTTTGACACAGTGAACAGGCACCTACAACCCAGGGATATACAGAGAATATAAACAGTGTTACAGACTCACTCTGGTCAGCAGATGGTAACTGCAGCTGAAGTGACAAACAAATGTCACAAATGAAGTGACAAACAAACTAACCACACTGCGTTTCACAGCTACTGAGCTTCCAAGAGCTTAAATTATCCGTTACTTCAGcaaactgcatgaaaaaaagaggatttcatttcttcaaatggaaataaaggttgattcaaaaacaaaaaccacaaccaaGGAAAtcctaattttgttttttaaaaaaaaaaaaaaaaaaagtttggcaAAAGTTAAAGTAGTGAAAGCTGACTAGCACTTTTCAGCTTTGTTCTTCCAAATCTCCTTTGCCACTAATTTATTAACTGCTGCAGGTTTTAAAGAGTCATTTGTTTTAGCCGAGGTTAAGCTTTCCTAATGATCATGTTACACTTACATGAAAAGTAAACAACATCAGCAGAACACTACCAGGGATAAATTAGAGAATACCTGCAGTGTTTCCTCAAGGTACCGTGTTGAACTCCCATTGGCATAGGCTGTTTGTATTACTGCCATCTTCAACGTCTGTCCCACCTGAGcaaaccaaaaagcaaagcactttACTGTCCCCAGGAACACAGTCAGAGGGGCAGGGCAAGTGGAAGGAGAATCAGAATACTTGTGCAGGTCTGGATCTACGTTCTCCTACAGAGCCTTAAAACTCCTGGGTATCAGGGCATTAGCTCACACATCAGAGAGCATCCACACTTTTAAGACAACAGGAATCTTATTCAACTCTTTGTGTTTGACAGTTTCTGTGGCTGGCTTGAAGCAGCGCTCCACTCAGGGACCTTGGGCTCTGCAAACTGAGCATCCATCATTAACACCAAGACTAGGagaatttctgaaaaagcatgatttattttttgtttgtttgtttctttgtttttttccctctattccCTGGGGAGGATGGATGCTGTGCTACGGATACTAGTTTTAGAATGATGTCATACAAACCCCATGGCTGTCATAAGTTCTCATGCAAGTAGAATGCTCAACATTTATCCAGTTTCATAGAAGCACTGAGTACTGAAcccaaaaaataatgaaagatattaaaataagagAATGGAAAATCACTACGTTCAACACAAAGTGGAAAAGTTCTCTCACTAAGAAAAGCTTCAAGGTTCAAATTTCAGTGCTCAAATAAAAATCTGGAGCCTGGGAGTCACAGCCTtataaaaagtaacatttttgcCATGCCAACGAGGTACAAAACATCTCTTCAAAGCAGGTTTACTTTAGGTATatgtaaaaaaaacacatgggtACAAACTAACATAGctcttttcaagtattttacaCTTTTCTCTATTCAAAGCATGAGCATTCAATTCATACATAAAAGTTACCTTGGCAAGAAGTTCTTTAAGGAAGATACTAATTAAAGTTGCTATTTTATCTCCATCTATGAGGTGAAAATGGCCAGCTGTGTCCATGTAATAATACACAATTCTATCTGCGTCGCCATCAAACGAGCAGCATCTCTCATTAGGCTTCATGTCTAGCCCTAGTGCACAGAGTTAGAAATGCGAGTTAGAGATGGGAAAAAAGGTTACAACACGTTTAAATTAGTCCCAGTGCAGATCTCATCCAGAAATTGGCTCTgtgcagacacacacaaaatcaatGGTCAAAAACTGATACTGTTTTTACCAAGAAGCTTGCAACAGTGACGCTGTACTAAATGGCTATAGTTTACTAAACTACTATAGCTTAGACTTCTTAATTGTATTCTGTTCCCACCTGACAAACCCGTACCGCCACCTCGCTCCCGTTGGCACCCGAGGCACTGTCCCAGCAGAAGGCAAACAGACGCCCATCAGCAACACCGTCACCGCAGTAGTTGCGGCAAGAGAGCCCGCAAACCCCAACACTGGTAAAACAACCCCACTCCAAAGCAACCACCAGCAACCCTCAGAGCTGAACAAAACCCGTAAGTAGATGTGGTGGCCTGAGAACACCTCATGCTTCGCTGGCTCGCTATCCGATTTATTCAGCAGTGTGTCTAACACACGCTGAGTGCCAGCCTCAAAACCTCTCTAGGCTTAGTGCCAATACAGAAGTGGCTAGGAAGCAGTCACCATATGACAAAGCAATGgcacatgaaaatgaaatgctcttTTATTAAGGTACACCtggtttttcttctccaagatGCTGACCAAGACCCTTCCTTGTGTTAATCTGAGTTCACTTCTCAGGAACACTGCATCTGGCCATCCCTAGGCTGATTTCAGAGCCCATTAGGAGCGTAGCTCGGAGCTCCAAAGGATGCTCCGCACCCTGCAACCCCTTCTTGGGGGAACAGACTTAGCACACAAGCAGACCAGAAAACCCGCCCACGCTGCTGACACCTTTTGTCCTGCGAAGCACAGGAACCCCAAACGTGCCTGCAAGCAGCATGCAAGGGGGCAATGCTGCTGTACCGCCGTGTCCAGACATGGTGAACAGCTGAGGCGAGGGTGCAGCTGTTGACTGGAGGGCCCGGTTTAGCCTCAGGTAATCTAATATTCAAAGCAGCCTCTGTTCTCCCACTTCAGGGattttccttgctgctctctgcaggcagctggttCAAGTCATCTTCCCCTGGGTGAGGTCAATCCGTCAATGTGCTGGCACCAAGGCGTTAATTACACCAGCTCTTTCTCAGGAACCTGGGAAAGCCTCTGCGAGCCCAGCCCACAATATCAACGTTTCCTGATAACACACTGGGAGATAAAACTAAGCTCGTGTCCTCGCTGATCCTTGGGCTCCACCAGCTTAACATTCAGGTCACTTATCAGCCCATCACAGATCTCCAAACAATTTTGACCTAGGATTGTGCCCAAAACTGCCAGAGGACTCCCTCTTTCCATCATGCAAGCAGAACCATTCATACCTTCACTAAGTAAGAAAGCAGGGAGCTCAGCTCACCTGCAGCTGCTACACCCTGCACTTTCAGATCTGGAGAGAAGATAAATAGATATAAAATTACTGACTATGTACCTTTAGGTGGCTTCTGGTGAACTTTTACAAAATCTGCACCGCACAAGTGATTGAGTTTCTCCTTGGTTCCGTCGTTATAGATGTGAACTAGCACCTCCTTTGGGAGGTAGGGCTGCATCTCCGACAGCTTCAGGGCTCCGATACCATTGGCACAGTCAATCTTCAGATGCCGCTGACCCTCTCCAGAGCCGGGAGACTTGGcaaaggaagaaaggcaaagggAACTCATACCCGAGTGACACCATAGGCACCCTCACCACACCCGGAAACATGCTGAATTCCAAATTTCAGACCCAAACAGGCTAACAATCAGGAGATACCCATTTCGTACACTTGCAAGAAGACAAGAACCAGTATTCACCTTTTTTATCAGTTCCATAAAAGCTTTGGAGAGTTTTTGGTAATAACCTTCCAGTGTTGGTTTCCCGTACTGCCCCCGGGTGTTCTGACAGCAGACCACATAATGCAGCTGTGGTGTGGTCACCAGACCATAATCTAACATAAAACAAAGGGCACAATATTCAAAAATACAACACTGAATTAATTCCTCCTTAAAAGCAGTACGGTATTTCCTATTCTACAGTAACCAAACACAACACAGGAAACACACAAGAAATTTTTCAAGTTCTGCTAAGAGAAGATGAACCCCCTTGCATTAAAGCAATCCAACTCTTCCGAAAGAAGAGTGTTACACGCTGAAGTGGAAATGGCATCAGGGCTGCTGCATTAGGTCTACACAGCAGGGTCACATTTACACGGAAACCTGACATCAGACTAGAACCACAAAAACTCAACATACCGTGGTACTGACCGCCCAGAACAGAGACACCATCTATTACCGCCTGTGAAAGCTTCTTGCTGCttggtctggaaaaaaaagaaacacagctgaTAACCTTTACAGGAAACACTTGCGTGGTTTGGAAAGGAAACGCATGTGGAAGATGACTATGGAAAGCAGGTTTCCTGACAGTGGACATAGATTCAACAAGAAGAAATCCATACCTTTCTCTACTGAAGGGgtcaacaataaaaaaaaatttacagtcTCTAGGCCAAAGAACTGTGGAGATGAGTAAACTTCAAAACACACCTGGATGTGACATGGTGCCCACAAAACAGAACACTGAAGTGTTCAATTCAGAAGCAGTGCTAGGAAGTTCTCATAATTATCAGAGAAGCTAATACAGC
The nucleotide sequence above comes from Aythya fuligula isolate bAytFul2 chromosome 3, bAytFul2.pri, whole genome shotgun sequence. Encoded proteins:
- the PGM3 gene encoding phosphoacetylglucosamine mutase; amino-acid sequence: MDFEALKKYSALHPKPAGLTLQYGTAGFRSKAEQLDHVMFRMGLLAALRSRATGSTIGVMVTASHNPEEDNGVKLVDPLGEMLHPSWEEYATQLANAEEQELQKTLTEICQKAAVNQQKDASVFLGRDTRPSSKKLSQAVIDGVSVLGGQYHDYGLVTTPQLHYVVCCQNTRGQYGKPTLEGYYQKLSKAFMELIKKSPGSGEGQRHLKIDCANGIGALKLSEMQPYLPKEVLVHIYNDGTKEKLNHLCGADFVKVHQKPPKGLDMKPNERCCSFDGDADRIVYYYMDTAGHFHLIDGDKIATLISIFLKELLAKVGQTLKMAVIQTAYANGSSTRYLEETLQVPVHCVKTGVKHLHHKAQEFDVGVYFEANGHGTVLFSKAAENTIRQLAKEEKDDAKREAAKVLENLIDLINQTVGDAISDMLVIEAILSLKGLTVHQWDAFYTDFPNRLLKVQVADRQVIDTTDAERRAVTPPGLQEKIDALVKKYKFSRAFVRPSGTEDVVRIYAEADTQENADALAHEVSLAVYHLAGGRGAPPQPL